The following nucleotide sequence is from Acyrthosiphon pisum isolate AL4f chromosome A2, pea_aphid_22Mar2018_4r6ur, whole genome shotgun sequence.
aaaatattataaacattacatgaaaatttgaatgaataatataacacttagTGACatagtatgaaaatatttggtGCAAAAGGTCCAAACTAAaatttatcattgtaaaaaatactgccagtatattatgcaaatcttaccagatttaaaatttgtaaaatccaTTTTAAGTGCCATTTCTTTTTGTTCTTCAGGCAATCTTTTATCAATATTCTCAAATTGTTCTTTTGCAGTTAATGATCCATTattcattttagttatttctgAAGAAAGCTCTGCCAGATTAACTTTACTAGTTGAAATTTCTTCACTCAACttcttgtataaatatttatgttcctGCATCATATTAGAATTTTGCATTGCAATTTCTTTCTGACTTTCATATACTTTAGATGCTTCCTTACATTTTTCATCAGCTTTATCTAGTTTAGACATCAATGTGAGTAGCTTTTCTTCAAGTTcctttttttcaacatttaactCAACCAATTGATTTTCTTCTTCTTGCATCTGACCAGTTAAATCTTTAATTTCAAGTTCTAATTTgttgtagttattttttttcccatcatattctgttttgtttttttttattttttctaatatattttttctagttttttctGCATCGCTTAActgtttttttagaatattctcagcatttttcattttgttttctaagtctttaatttttttttgtaagtttttttcaTTAGCTTTACCTTCAACTAACTTAGACTCCAGTTCTGCTATTTgctgattaattttattaaattcagtaACTTGTTGATGAGGTTGTCCTAATTGTACGTCTGATCGAATTTTGTCCAACTCCTCTTGAACTATAATTTGTCGATCTTTTAATTGTGTAACTTTTTCCGGCAAATTATGCATAGCTTTGCAACTATTATCAACCTTTTCATACTCAGATTTTTTTGCTTGAAGCTCTAATGAAATTTCATCTTGTTTTGCTATTGATTGTAAAATAAGTCTTTGAGTGTTTGCTCCACCAGTAAGACTACCAGAAGGATTGAAATGATCACCCTCCAATGTAAAACAATGCCGATTAACTCTGTTATCAAAACAAACTTTTTCAGCAATTTCCTTAGTAGTGCATATAAATGCTTGTCCAAATACCCATTGTATGGCTTTTAAGtgttttttgtcatattttataaggGACATGGCAGGAAATACTTTATCAGCTCCACCAATTTGTTGAGCTGTACGTATAACATTGGGAGGCAAACTATCAGATTTAATTTTACTCAAAGGTATAAAATTCATACGATTTGAAAACTTATTAGTTTCCAAAATATCTTTACCGACAGTATCATCTTCAACAACAATAAAGTACAATTTACCTCCAGCCAAAGTTGTTAATGCAAGCTCAAATCTAAAATCAATAGGTGTAAATAAACGGCAAATAAGCCCATGTACTTTACGTCGGTCGAAATTAGGCCTTGGATCATTATATCTAAAGAATAAATTTGGATTATTCGATTCGAACGATTCAGTTTTTGAACTAAAATTCCGTATTTCTCTGAGTAAATTATCACGACTTGATTTCAAATTATGATGTTGATTTAATGCTTCACTAGCTTTTATATATTCATCTTTTATTTTCTCATATTCTTTTTCTTTAGCTGTTAATTGAGCCATTTGTGAGTCATATGTTTTCTTTGCTTCTTTCATACCAGATAAGtgttcgtttaattttttttttaatccatcaATTTTAATTGCACATTGTTGGTTTTCTGTCTGCTGGTTTTGTAATtctaaattatatctattaatattttcctGCACTGAACCATTATCTTCATCACCAAATATATTTCCTGAATTTAATGatcgtatttttttatcaatctcatctaaatcatttatattttttttgttctcttCTTCTACACCTGCATTTATCTCATTAAAGTCTTCCATCTCTTTTTTCTTTGCTTCATAACCTTTCTTgctattgtttatttgtttttccagatctttaatttttttaacctcaatatttatatttgttttacatccATTAACTTGAAGCTGTACACCgtctttttctttttctgttTCTTCAAGTTTAACTTTtaatacattcaaattatttccaccgttaattttaagcaattcctcgtctttttttatttcctcCTCCATATCTTTCAGTTGAATTGTTGATTGTTCAATCAATTTTTCTTTCTCCTGTTTTCTAACATTTAGTTGCTCAAGATCCTCAGAAAATTGATTTACCATTTTCTTTAGTTGTACATAATTCCAATTATCCAGCTTCTCGTTTAGTATTCTTAACTGACCATGGACCATATTTAATTCCTCCAACATCTGTTTTTCTTTCTCAATAGTCTCCATAGTTGGAAGAATCTCTTCATCGGCAACATCTCGCATTTCTTTTAATTTGTTGTCTTTCTTACCCACTGTCATTTCAAGACTTCTCTTCTTAGACTCGTACATATTAGTGCCAGCAGCCTCTTCAATCATGGACAATATTTCTATGGGTTTCATATTCAACACTTTTGTAATTCTACCTTGCATAATAATGAAATGAGGATTATTTACATTCATTTGTAGAGAATTAAAAAAGtccataatttttttagctGGCACTGTCAGACCATTAATCCTATAAGTGTTTTTAGAACCCATTCCGACTTCTCGTGAAATGACGATTTcatcattgtgtgtataatgtgGAGCAGATCTTGATTTATCTTTATTATCAAAAGTGATGGTGACAGTAGCTGTATGTACACCCGCTTGTccacttttataaataacatcTTGCATGGTTGAAGCACGTATAGTGTTCATAGCTGATATTCCCAAAGTGAAACATATTGcatctaaaatatttgattttcctGTACCGTTAAGGCCAGTTATAGCATTGAATTCTGgatcaaaattattcaactcCACGCGTTTTCCATACGACTTAAAGCCGTCAATGACTAAGGATTTTATATGCATTGTAAAtctggaaaaaaattgtttttattaattatctattatttaaggCTGACAAACTTATAATCATATAACTAAACTTAATCAAGTAATATTCActcaaaaatctaaaacaaaaattacatattaaataagcCATAATCTAAAAGTTGTTATTgccattttctaattttttaaatttttttctcaatttgtgacgttcatatcatattatgcttATACTGTTTGcaatgtactaaaaataatgcCAAAATGTGCTAACACACCTATAAGACTTATTttagtattgtatttttactaaacaatTACTAAGTAAATTTTTACTGCAATGAATTCTTTAaatccaattttattaaattataaaccactgatattttgaatatgaaaTTTCATTAAGAGGGAAACGTTATATGTTCTTAtctcataattaaattaaatatttctaatcgtcaaatatgtatatataactattgtacCTTATAGGTCTtcgattcatattatttttaacactataaCACTACTATCTTAATTATTACGTTACAATTATTtcgaaatgtatatattttaactatttatcttGTATAATTGTTGAGCTATCATAGTATATACTagaagctataatatatatataaaaaaaaggagaAAATTATACccgtatggtattatatttgcCTAGCAAACgtacaacataacaaatttatgaGTAGAACCGTTGTTAACTTTCTTTTGTCACTTcgagtataattaatacaaataaactaatatttctatcataataaggttattaatttttttttatacgcatagataaataaaaatatgtgtgttataattaacataatgttaaaacttaaaattagaaAAGTAACTACtctaataaaagtatttgttaAAATAGTCACTTCTaaagtcataattttttgttaGGCGTTAGAAAAATCTTTAAgtgtactaaaattatttaccaactacaaagaaaataataaaaatggttgTAGGTAATCCCGATAATAAGAAAAGAATTGTTAACAAATTAATCAGTTGTAAGAGGACTTTTAGCTGCATGTGTTACCTCTGTCTTACTAagatggaaaattaaatttaacattcagAAGAAAtcattttactgttatttttaatattggagtgaattgacctgttattaaattatctagagcatttcaaaatgtattttttatattttaattatttcaaagcAAGTTATGAATGTAAAAAAACGTTTTGAGGTaccttagataataatatggtctacctttaaatttgataacagGTCAATTCACTATAACGTTAAGTTACCCTAACTTAAATTATCCTGTATTTGTATGTAACATGGAGTATAATGTCCTCTTAATGACTAAAAGCACTATTATACTGTCACCGTATTCTGTATAGATATTGGCGTGGATGTGGTTCATGTTCAGAATTTTCTTGTATTcaccaaattaaataaaaaataattatattaagataatacaaTTCAACTAGTCATTAATAACCACCCAATGATATGATGCagtagttgaatattttaattttaagtatatataaaaatacaggttcatattataatcagtgaTACTTCGGCATTCGAAACCATTTCTGCTACAGTTATCTTAGTCATTCTTTACTTTGAttacatatactattattttatagctgaTAGTTATTTAACCTACTTGTAGACTTAGCATAGTAACTTAATAGTTTAACAATATGGTTTATTTTCAGGTAATTCCTTTTTTAAAATAGGAGCAATGCgcgttaaaacaaattaattcaacAAAGAACGAACAATGAAGggcatatcataataattgtataatcgGATTACTTACTGTTAGATAAACATaacaatcaaaaacaaaatcataacaCATAAGACAAAAACTGATTCACACTGAAACACTGATTcagtctataataattattgacataatGTAGAACGacggacacaaaaataaattaaattgttttaatcccAAAACGTGAGAGTTAAAATCTATTATGGCATTatcagttatatattttaaccgcCATTTTACAGCGTAGCATAAGAGTACAAATGCGATAACAACAAATCTAGGATGaaccaaaacaaaacaaacttaTGTTGGCGACACCGATTGACGCGGGAGTATAAAGCCTCGTTCACACGCCGACAGTGAGTTGCatgcatagataataaaagatattaaatatttaatattataatt
It contains:
- the LOC100166400 gene encoding structural maintenance of chromosomes protein 2; this encodes MHIKSLVIDGFKSYGKRVELNNFDPEFNAITGLNGTGKSNILDAICFTLGISAMNTIRASTMQDVIYKSGQAGVHTATVTITFDNKDKSRSAPHYTHNDEIVISREVGMGSKNTYRINGLTVPAKKIMDFFNSLQMNVNNPHFIIMQGRITKVLNMKPIEILSMIEEAAGTNMYESKKRSLEMTVGKKDNKLKEMRDVADEEILPTMETIEKEKQMLEELNMVHGQLRILNEKLDNWNYVQLKKMVNQFSEDLEQLNVRKQEKEKLIEQSTIQLKDMEEEIKKDEELLKINGGNNLNVLKVKLEETEKEKDGVQLQVNGCKTNINIEVKKIKDLEKQINNSKKGYEAKKKEMEDFNEINAGVEEENKKNINDLDEIDKKIRSLNSGNIFGDEDNGSVQENINRYNLELQNQQTENQQCAIKIDGLKKKLNEHLSGMKEAKKTYDSQMAQLTAKEKEYEKIKDEYIKASEALNQHHNLKSSRDNLLREIRNFSSKTESFESNNPNLFFRYNDPRPNFDRRKVHGLICRLFTPIDFRFELALTTLAGGKLYFIVVEDDTVGKDILETNKFSNRMNFIPLSKIKSDSLPPNVIRTAQQIGGADKVFPAMSLIKYDKKHLKAIQWVFGQAFICTTKEIAEKVCFDNRVNRHCFTLEGDHFNPSGSLTGGANTQRLILQSIAKQDEISLELQAKKSEYEKVDNSCKAMHNLPEKVTQLKDRQIIVQEELDKIRSDVQLGQPHQQVTEFNKINQQIAELESKLVEGKANEKNLQKKIKDLENKMKNAENILKKQLSDAEKTRKNILEKIKKNKTEYDGKKNNYNKLELEIKDLTGQMQEEENQLVELNVEKKELEEKLLTLMSKLDKADEKCKEASKVYESQKEIAMQNSNMMQEHKYLYKKLSEEISTSKVNLAELSSEITKMNNGSLTAKEQFENIDKRLPEEQKEMALKMDFTNFKSEECNRSVNELQARYDQLAKVVDPGKLNNFHKHIQEYKRLQKKLETIVKDKIKINEIIEELEVKKRLHLQHASNRVNIEFGKIFSSVLPGAQARVKQTNLDDITAGLEICVAFNGLWKESLEELSGGQRSLVALSLVLAMLLFNPVPLYILDEVDAALDLSHTQNIGKMLKQHFKQSQFIVVSLKDGMFSNANVLFRTKFVDGSSAVTRTTCNQTVDNSCKAMHNLPEKVTQLKDRQIIVQEELDKIRSDVQLGQPHQQVTEFNKINQQIAELESKLVEGKANEKNLQKKIKDLENKMKNAENILKKQLSDAEKTRKNILEKIKKNKTEYDGKKNNYNKLELEIKDLTGQMQEEENQLVELNVEKKELEEKLLTLMSKLDKADEKCKEASKVYESQKEIAMQNSNKMHEHKYLYKKLSEEISTSKVNLAELSSEITKMNNGSLTAKEQFENIDKRLPEEQKEMALKMDFTNFKSEECNRSVNELQARYDQLAKVVDPGKLNNFHKHIQEYKRLQKKLETIVKDKIKINEIIEELEVKKRLHLQHASNRVNIEFGKIFSSVLPGAQARLKQTNLDDITAGLEICVAFNGLWKESLEELSGGQRSLVALSLVLAMLLFNPVPLYILDEVDAALDLSHTQNIGKMLKQHFKQSQFIVVSLKDGMFSNANVLFRTKFVDGSSAVTRTTCNQT